One part of the Arabidopsis thaliana chromosome 4, partial sequence genome encodes these proteins:
- the STY2 gene encoding Lateral root primordium (LRP) protein-like protein (STYLISH 2 (STY2); FUNCTIONS IN: sequence-specific DNA binding transcription factor activity; INVOLVED IN: xylem and phloem pattern formation, style development, auxin homeostasis, negative regulation of gibberellic acid mediated signaling pathway, stigma development; LOCATED IN: nucleus; EXPRESSED IN: 17 plant structures; EXPRESSED DURING: 4 anthesis, F mature embryo stage, petal differentiation and expansion stage, E expanded cotyledon stage, D bilateral stage; CONTAINS InterPro DOMAIN/s: Lateral Root Primordium type 1, C-terminal (InterPro:IPR006511), Zinc finger, Lateral Root Primordium type 1 (InterPro:IPR006510), Protein of unknown function DUF702 (InterPro:IPR007818); BEST Arabidopsis thaliana protein match is: SHI-related sequence 4 (TAIR:AT2G18120.1); Has 2502 Blast hits to 2002 proteins in 224 species: Archae - 2; Bacteria - 961; Metazoa - 458; Fungi - 79; Plants - 348; Viruses - 38; Other Eukaryotes - 616 (source: NCBI BLink).), with product MAGIFSLGGNNNNNGDEEEENQQQQKTNWVWYRSNANTNNINPSSSQQVWQIPPEQMLMHHHSHPQQQSLDLYPGHQIDVSDLATSSRSITISCRDCGNQAKKDCTHMRCRTCCKSRGFDCSTHVRSTWIPVARRRERQQQLHMSTSGGGGGSGSGGAGGGGSSIPKRHRDPTLPGTSSSSRLPSHSAGLEMGEASFPGEVSSDALFRCVKMSGVDDGGDGQYAYQTTVNIGGHLFKGILYDQGPESSYMSGGSGGSDHQSSSAGGGGGGHPFNPPVVTDGGGGVSSAMFVDPNSGGYYSSNMTTSVFMPPGTQFYQNPPRS from the exons ATGGCTGGGATATTCTCATTAGGaggtaacaacaacaacaacggagacgaagaagaagaaaatcaacaacaacaaaagacaaaTTGGGTTTGGTATAGATCAAACGCAAACACCAATAATATCAACCCAAGCTCGAGCCAACAAGTATGGCAGATTCCACCAGAGCAGATGCTCATGCATCATCATTCACATCCACAACAACAAAGCTTAGATCTTTATCCAGGTCATCAGATCGACGTCTCTGATTTAGCCACTTCATCAAGATCCATCACCATTAGCTGTCGGGACTGTGGGAACCAAGCCAAGAAAGACTGCACTCATATGCGTTGCAGGACTTGCTGTAAAAGCCGTGGATTCGATTGTTCCACTCACGTCAGGAGCACGTGGATCCCCGTTGCGAGGCGCCGCGAGAGACAACAGCAGCTTCATATGTCCACATCTGGAGGTGGCGGCGGAAGCGGTAGTGGCGGTGCTGGAGGAGGCGGTTCGAGTATCCCAAAACGCCATAGGGACCCTACTCTTCCAGGAACATCCTCCTCTTCTCGCTTGCCATCCCACTCAgcag ggTTAGAAATGGGGGAGGCAAGTTTTCCGGGGGAAGTGAGCTCAGATGCGCTTTTTCGGTGTGTTAAAATGAGTGGCGTAGATGATGGAGGAGATGGTCAGTACGCTTATCAAACGACGGTCAATATTGGAGGTCATCTCTTCAAAGGAATTCTGTATGACCAAGGCCCTGAAAGCAGCTACATGAGTGGCGGTAGTGGCGGAAGCGATCATCAGAGCTCATCCGCaggaggcggaggaggaggacaTCCGTTTAATCCTCCAGTTGTGACCGACGGTGGCGGAGGAGTATCATCGGCCATGTTTGTAGATCCAAATTCTGGTGGTTACTATTCAAGTAACATGACGACTAGTGTGTTCATGCCACCAGGTACGCAATTCTATCAAAATCCACCAAGATCTTGA
- a CDS encoding uncharacterized protein (unknown protein; FUNCTIONS IN: molecular_function unknown; INVOLVED IN: biological_process unknown; LOCATED IN: endomembrane system; EXPRESSED IN: leaf apex, hypocotyl, flower; EXPRESSED DURING: petal differentiation and expansion stage; Has 250444 Blast hits to 52918 proteins in 2611 species: Archae - 614; Bacteria - 68464; Metazoa - 90603; Fungi - 16312; Plants - 24752; Viruses - 3701; Other Eukaryotes - 45998 (source: NCBI BLink).) gives MESVRESSLSSLMLFLFGLAYVVFLLNSNCVNGLRDLKERDASESNFVNATSSSVLDSKSTANISTVEFENALDDQNVNKTEKCESRAGGGGGGGGGGGGGGGGQGSGGGGGEGNGGNGKDNSHKRNKSSGGGGGGGGGGGGGSGNGSGRGRGGGGGGGGGGGGGGGGGGGGGGGGGGGGGSDGKGGGWGFGFGWGGDGPGGNFGRCWYPGCTKKSTESHN, from the coding sequence atggAGAGTGTAAGAGAGAGTTCATTATCAAGCTTGATGCTTTTCTTGTTCGGTCTTGCTTATGTTGTGTTCTTGCTAAACTCAAACTGTGTTAATGGATTACGAGACCTAAAGGAGAGAGATGCAAGCGAGAGTAATTTTGTGAATGCTACTTCTTCAAGCGTTTTGGACTCTAAAAGTACTGCCAACATTTCGACCGTTGAGTTTGAAAATGCTTTAGATGATCAGAATGTAAATAAGACTGAAAAATGTGAATCACGAGCcggaggcggaggaggaggtggtggtggtggtggaggaggaggaggaggtcaAGGCAGTGGGGGCGGAGGTGGAGAAGGAAATGGTGGGAATGGAAAAGACAATTCCcacaaaaggaacaaaagtagcggtggtggtggtggtggcggaggaggaggaggtggggGTAGCGGAAATGGCTCAGGCCGTGGTCGgggtggaggaggtggtggtggcggtggtggaggaggaggcggtggaggaggaggaggaggcggcggaggaggaggaggaggaggaggaagtgaTGGGAAAGGCGGAGGATGgggatttggatttggatgGGGAGGTGATGGACCCGGCGGAAACTTTGGTCGTTGTTGGTATCCCGGTTGTACTAAAAAGTCAACGGAAAGTCATAATTAA
- the CRH1 gene encoding Histidine kinase-, DNA gyrase B-, and HSP90-like ATPase family protein (Histidine kinase-, DNA gyrase B-, and HSP90-like ATPase family protein; FUNCTIONS IN: ATP binding; INVOLVED IN: biological_process unknown; LOCATED IN: cellular_component unknown; EXPRESSED IN: 20 plant structures; EXPRESSED DURING: 12 growth stages; CONTAINS InterPro DOMAIN/s: ATPase-like, ATP-binding domain (InterPro:IPR003594); BEST Arabidopsis thaliana protein match is: compromised recognition of TCV 1 (TAIR:AT4G36290.1); Has 498 Blast hits to 482 proteins in 78 species: Archae - 0; Bacteria - 36; Metazoa - 219; Fungi - 0; Plants - 206; Viruses - 0; Other Eukaryotes - 37 (source: NCBI BLink).), which produces MPPMAKNAAVTDVVHLDSDSDSDNGVVGGRESASTIAGAATMAPRETLECRSFWKAGDYFVIPNVVTPTAPGMLEHARVHPRFLHSNATSHKWAFGAIAELLDNAVDEIQNGATFVKIDKINIVKDNSPALVFQDDGGGMDPAGLRKCMSLGYSSKKSNTTIGQYGNGFKTSTMRLGADAIVFSRSTRGGTSTQSVGILSYTFLRKTGQDDVTVPMIDIDISKERPQPIIYGSPEDWAANLEILLKWSPFSTEDELLQQFEDVGTHGTKVIIYNLWLNDEGIYELSFDDDEEDIRLRDESVNDGKRLHHKILELRSHISYHLRYSLRAYASMLYLKKFKNFKIIIRGIPVEQFNIADGFRFPEIIKYKPHTATTEQASTEIKIGFVKEAPKLAICGFNVYHKNRLIRPFWKVTMGGDSTGHGVVGVLEANFIEPAHDKQDFERSSLFQRLEARLKKIVYSYWYSHCHLLGYHKYQMPADKSKKIAIPDQPPTISTVNPSPLPSDKISQGGPIIREINLSNATSSRTVAFASPHLRNSTGLRSNFQPVQLNPQPTAADTGNNLDGKSAGEIRQENLQLFMRCEEYIKKENETEQTVKSLEKELEEFKSKCAHLALLVDAKKKEMQQA; this is translated from the exons ATGCCTCCTATGGCGAAAAATGCAGCAGTCACTGATGTTGTTCATCTCGACAGTGATAGTGACAGTGACAACGGAGTAGTAGGAGGAAGAGAATCAGCAAGTACAATCGCTGGTGCTGCGACAATGGCTCCTCGAGAGACCTTAGAATGCCGGAGCTTTTGGAAGGCGGGAGATTACTTTGTGATACCGAACGTTGTGACTCCTACTGCTCCAG GTATGCTTGAGCATGCTCGAGTTCATCCCAGGTTTCTTCACTCGAATGCTACCTCACACAAATGGGCTTTTGGAG CAATCGCTGAGCTACTTGACAATGCTGTTGACGAG ATACAAAATGGTGCTACGTTTGTTAAGATTGATAAGATCAATATTGTCAAAGATAATTCCCCAGCTTTAGTTTTCCAAG ATGATGGTGGTGGGATGGATCCCGCTGGGCTCAGAAAATGCATGAGCTTAGGCTACTCATCAAAGAAGTCTAATACAACGATTGGACAGT ATGGAAATGGTTTCAAGACAAGTACCATGAGACTTGGAGCTGATGCTATCGTTTTTAGTCGCTCCACTCGTGGAGG CACATCTACTCAGAGCGTTGGCATTCTGTCATACACATTCCTTAGAAAAACTGGTCAGGATGATGTCACTGTTCCTATG ATTGATATTGATATATCCAAGGAGCGACCACAACCAATTATCTATGGATCTCCAGAAGATTGGGCTGCCAACCTTGAAATTCTACTCAAATGGTCTCCGTTTTCTACAGAGGACGAACTTTTGCAGCAg TTCGAGGACGTTGGAACTCATGGAACAAAAGTAATTATATACAACTTGTGGCTTAATGATGAAGGAATCTATGAGCTGAGTTTTGACGACGACGAGGAG GATATCCGGCTCCGAGATGAGAGTGTGAATGACGGAAAACGGTTGCACCATAAAATATTGGAACTGAGATCTCATATTTCATACCACTTACGTTATTCTCTGAGG GCTTATGCTTCAATGTTATATctcaaaaagttcaaaaacttcaaaattataattcgGGGAATCCCTGTGGAGCAGTTCAACATTGCTGATGGATTCAGATTTCCCGAGATTATTAAGTACAAGCCCCATACAGCTACAACGGAACAA GCTTCcactgaaatcaaaattggaTTTGTAAAGGAGGCACCTAAGCTTGCAATCTGCGGTTTCAATGTGTATCACAAAAACCGTCTCATCCGG CCTTTCTGGAAGGTCACTATGGGAGGGGACTCGACAGGCCACGGTGTTGTGG GAGTTCTTGAAGCAAACTTCATAGAACCAGCCCACGATAAGCAAGATTTTGAAAGGTCTTCTCTATTTCAGCGGCTGGAGGCGAGGTTGAAAAAGATTGTCTATAGTTACTG GTATAGCCACTGCCACCTTTTAGGATACCATAAATATCAAATGCCTGCAGATAAGTCGAAAAAGATAGCAATACCTGATCAACCTCCTACTATCAGTACAGTCAATCCTTCGCCTTTGCCTTCTGATAAAATTAGTCAAGGTGGCCCTATAATACGTGAAATCAATCTTAGTAACGCCACCTCAAGCCGTACAGTTGCTTTTGCTTCGCCACATTTGAGAAATTCCACTGGTTTAAGAAGTAACTTTCAACCCGTGCAGCTCAACCCACAACCTACAGCTGCC GATACTGGAAACAACCTCGATGGCAAGTCAGCGGGTGAGATACGCCAAGAGAACTTACAACTCTTCATGAG GTGCGAGgaatatataaagaaagagaatgaaacaGAACAGACG GTGAAGAGCTTAGAAAAAGAACTGGAagaatttaaaagtaaatgtgCACACCTTGCTCTGCTCGTGGATGctaagaagaaggagatgcaACAAGCTTAG
- the ALDH3F1 gene encoding aldehyde dehydrogenase 3F1 (aldehyde dehydrogenase 3F1 (ALDH3F1); FUNCTIONS IN: 3-chloroallyl aldehyde dehydrogenase activity, aldehyde dehydrogenase (NAD) activity; INVOLVED IN: cellular aldehyde metabolic process, oxidation reduction, metabolic process; LOCATED IN: endoplasmic reticulum, membrane; EXPRESSED IN: 24 plant structures; EXPRESSED DURING: 13 growth stages; CONTAINS InterPro DOMAIN/s: Aldehyde/histidinol dehydrogenase (InterPro:IPR016161), Aldehyde dehydrogenase (InterPro:IPR015590), Aldehyde dehydrogenase, N-terminal (InterPro:IPR016162), Aldehyde dehydrogenase NAD(P)-dependent (InterPro:IPR012394); BEST Arabidopsis thaliana protein match is: aldehyde dehydrogenase 3H1 (TAIR:AT1G44170.2); Has 51213 Blast hits to 51182 proteins in 2839 species: Archae - 470; Bacteria - 31264; Metazoa - 2305; Fungi - 2096; Plants - 995; Viruses - 0; Other Eukaryotes - 14083 (source: NCBI BLink).), whose amino-acid sequence MEAMKETVEESLREMRETFASGRTRSLKWRKAQIGAIYEMVKDNEDKICNALFQDLGKHSTEAFRDELGVVLRTATVAINCLDKWAVPKHSKLPLLFYPAKGKVISEPYGTVLVLSSWNFPISLSLDPLIGAIAAGNTVLLKSSELSPNASAFLAKTIPAYLDTKAIKVIEGGPDVATILLQHQWDKIFFTGSPKIGRIIMAAAAQHLTPVTLELGGKCPTIVDHHTISKNIKSVVKRIAGGKWGSCNGQACISVDYVLIEKSFAPTLIDMLKPTIKSFFGENPKESGCLSRIANKHHVQRLSRLLSDPRVQASIVYGGSIDEDKLYVEPTILLDPPLDSEIMNEEIFGPILPIITVRDIQESIGIINTKPKPLAIYAFTNDENLKTRILSETSSGSVTFNDVMIQYMCDALPFGGVGESGIGRYHGKYSFDCFSHEKAIMEGSLGMDLEARYPPWNNFKLTFIRLAFREAYFKLILLMLGLKR is encoded by the exons ATGGAAGCTATGAAGGAGACTGTGGAGGAGAGCttgagagagatgagagagacGTTTGCGAGTGGGAGGACGAGGAGTCTGAAGTGGAGGAAGGCACAGATCGGAGCTATATACGAGATGGTTAAAGACAACGAAGACAAGATCTGCAATGCTCTGTTTCAAGATTTGGGCAAACACAGTACTGAAGCTTTTAGAGATGAGCTTGGTGTTGTCTTGCGAACAGCTACTGTTGCAATCAACTGTCTTGATAAATGGGCCGTCCCCAAACAT agcaaactTCCTCTGTTGTTCTACCCAGCAAAAGGGAAAGTCATATCGGAACCCTATGGGACGGTTCTTGTTCTGTCTAGCTGGAATTTTCCTATAT CTTTGTCTCTGGATCCATTGATTGGGGCAATAGCAGCAGGAAATACCGTGCTTCTCAAGTCATCTGAACTAAGCCCTAACGCATCTGCCTTCCTTGCCAAGACAATTCCAGCTTATCTCGATACTAAAGCCATCAAAGTTATCGAAGGAGGACCTGATGTCGCTACTATCCTCTTGCAGCATCAATGGGACAAGATCTTCTTCACCG GGAGTCCCAAGATTGGAAGGATCATAATGGCTGCAGCAGCACAGCATCTGACTCCTGTGACATTGGAGCTTGGTGGAAAATGTCCCACCATTGTTGATCATCACACCATTTCAAAGAACATCAAG TCGGTTGTCAAGAGGATTGCTGGAGGAAAATGGGGATCTTGCAATGGACAAGCTTGTATCTCTGTAGATTACGTTCTTATCGAAAAGAGTTTCGCGCCTACTCTG ATTGATATGTTGAAGCCTACGATAAAGTCTTTCTTTGGCGAAAATCCTAAAGAATCTGGATGTCTCTCAAGGATTGCAAACAAGCACCACGTTCAGAGACTGTCTCGTCTTCTTAGCGATCCTCGTGTCCAAGCTTCCATCGTCTATGGTGGTTCTATAGACGAAGATAAGCT gTATGTTGAGCCAACGATCTTGTTGGACCCTCCTCTTGATTCTGAGATCATGAATGAAGAGATCTTTGGTCCAATTCTCCCGATTATCACG GTACGTGACATCCAAGAAAGCATAGGGATCATTAATACAAAACCGAAGCCACTTGCCATTTATGCATTCACAAATGACGAGAACCTTAAAACTAGAATTTTGTCAGAAACATCCTCAGGAAGTGTTACCTTCAATGACGTCATGATccag TATATGTGTGATGCGTTACCTTTTGGAGGAGTGGGAGAAAGTGGAATAGGGAGGTATCACGGGAAATACTCATTTGATTGTTTCAGTCACGAGAAAGCAATAATGGAAGGAAGCTTAGGTATGGATCTTGAAGCTCGATACCCTCCATGGAACAACTTCAAGCTCACCTTCATCAGACTCGCATTTCGTGAAGCTTACTTCAAGCTTATCCTCCTTATGCTTGGTCTTAAAAGATAA
- a CDS encoding ATP binding protein (ATP binding; BEST Arabidopsis thaliana protein match is: Histidine kinase-, DNA gyrase B-, and HSP90-like ATPase family protein (TAIR:AT4G36280.1); Has 466 Blast hits to 411 proteins in 50 species: Archae - 0; Bacteria - 0; Metazoa - 257; Fungi - 0; Plants - 192; Viruses - 0; Other Eukaryotes - 17 (source: NCBI BLink).), with product MDPDGLRKCMSLGYSSKKSNTTIGQYGNGFKTSTMRLGADDIVFTRSTRGGKSTQSVGLLSYTFLRKTGQDDVVVPMIRYAMQIDIDTSKERPQPIIYGSAEDWAASLEIILKWSPFSTEGELWQQRSVLLTFLFPSSTHQLEDIGTHGTKVIIYNLWLNDEGIYELSFHDDNEDIRLRDESVHDSKRAYASMLYLKRFNNFKIILRGIPVEQFNIADELRLPETIKYNPHTTKEKAPTEIKVGFIKEAPKLAVCGFNVYHKNRLIRPFWKVTMGGERRGSGVVGVLEANFIEPAHDKQDFERSSLFQRLEARLKKIVSNYWNTHCHVFGYCTYGMPADKSKRIAIPDQPPTVNTFNPLPLPSDEISQGGQIIRDQPPTVNTFNPLPLPSDRVSQGGPIIREISLSNATSSRIAAVDTENNLVGKSAHEISEENIQLFMRCEEYVKKETELEQTVSNLAKELEETKSKCARLALLVDAKRREMQQV from the exons ATGGATCCCGATGGGCTCAGAAAATGCATGAGCTTAGGCTACTCATCAAAGAAGTCTAATACGACGATTGGACAGT ATGGAAATGGTTTCAAGACAAGTACCATGAGACTTGGAGCtgatgatattgtttttacTCGCTCAACTCGTGGAGG CAAATCTACTCAGAGCGTTGGCCTTCTGTCATACACATTCCTCAGAAAAACTGGTCAGGATGATGTCGTTGTTCCTATG ATCCGATATGCAATGCAGATTGATATTGATACATCCAAGGAGCGACCACAACCAATTATCTATGGATCTGCAGAAGATTGGGCTGCCAGCCTTGAAATTATACTCAAGTGGTCTCCGTTTTCTACAGAGGGCGAACTTTGGCAGCAG CGGTCtgttttgttaacttttttatttccaTCTTCCACCCACCAGCTCGAGGATATTGGAACTCATGGAACAAAAGTAATTATATACAACTTGTGGCTTAATGATGAAGGAATCTACGAGCTGAGTTTTCACGACGACAATGAG GACATCCGACTCCGAGATGAAAGTGTCCATGACAGTAAACGG GCTTATGCTTCAATGTTATATCTCAAAAGGTtcaataatttcaaaattatactTCGTGGAATCCCTGTGGAGCAGTTCAACATTGCTGATGAATTAAGATTACCTGAGACTATTAAGTACAATCCCCATAcaacaaaggaaaaa GCTCCCACTGAAATCAAAGTTGGATTTATAAAGGAGGCGCCTAAGCTTGCAGTTTGTGGTTTCAATGTCTATCACAAAAACCGTCTCATCCGG CCTTTCTGGAAGGTCACTATGGGAGGGGAAAGGAGAGGCAGTGGTGTTGTGG GAGTTCTTGAAGCAAACTTTATAGAACCGGCCCACGATAAGCAAGATTTTGAGAGGTCTTCTCTATTTCAGCGGTTGGAGGCAAGGCTGAAAAAGATTGTCTCTAATTACTg GAATACACACTGCCACGTATTCGGATACTGTACTTATGGAATGCCTGCAGATAAGTCGAAAAGGATAGCAATACCTGATCAACCGCCTACTGTCAATACATTCAATCCCTTGCCTTTGCCTTCTGATGAAATTAGTCAAGGTGGTCAGATAATACGTGATCAACCGCCTACTGTTAATACATTCAATCCTTTACCTTTGCCTTCTGATAGAGTCAGTCAAGGTGGTCCGATAATACGTGAAATCAGTCTTAGTAACGCCACTTCAAGCCGTATAGCTGCTGTT GATACTGAAAACAACCTCGTTGGCAAGTCAGCGCATGAGATAAGCGAAGAGAACATACAACTCTTCATGag GTGCGAGGAATATGTAAAGAAAGAGACTGAACTGGAACAGACG GTAAGTAACTTAGCAAAGGAACTGGAAGAAACTAAAAGTAAATGTGCACGACTTGCATTACTCGTGGATGCTAAGAGGAGGGAGATGCAACAAGTTTag
- the GATA7 gene encoding GATA transcription factor 7 (GATA transcription factor 7 (GATA7); CONTAINS InterPro DOMAIN/s: Zinc finger, NHR/GATA-type (InterPro:IPR013088), Transcription factor, GATA, plant (InterPro:IPR016679), Zinc finger, GATA-type (InterPro:IPR000679); BEST Arabidopsis thaliana protein match is: GATA transcription factor 5 (TAIR:AT5G66320.2); Has 1362 Blast hits to 1315 proteins in 146 species: Archae - 0; Bacteria - 0; Metazoa - 3; Fungi - 522; Plants - 778; Viruses - 0; Other Eukaryotes - 59 (source: NCBI BLink).) yields MECVEAFLGDFSVDDLLDLSNADTSLESSSSQRKEDEQEREKFKSFSDQSTRLSPPEDLLSFPGDAPVGDLEDLEWLSNFVEDSFSESYISSDFPVNPVASVEVRRQCVPVKPRSKRRRTNGRIWSMESPSPLLSTAVARRKKRGRQKVDASYGGVVQQQQLRRCCSHCGVQKTPQWRMGPLGAKTLCNACGVRFKSGRLLPEYRPACSPTFTNEIHSNSHRKVLELRLMKVADPARV; encoded by the exons ATGGAGTGTGTAGAAGCATTTCTCGGTGATTTTTCCGTCGACGATCTTCTCGACCTCTCTAACGCCGACACTTCTTTAGAGTCGTCTTCGtcacaaagaaaagaagacgaACAAGAACGTGAGAAATTTAAGAGCTTTTCTGACCAAAGTACCCGTCTTTCACCGCCAGAGGATCTCTTATCTTTTCCCGGCGACGCTCCG gTTGGTGATTTGGAGGACTTAGAGTGGTTATCCAACTTCGTGGAGGATTCTTTCTCAGAATCGTATATTTCGAGTGATTTCCCGGTGAATCCAGTCGCGTCGGTGGAGGTTCGGAGACAGTGCGTTCCTGTTAAACCTAGAAGCAAACGCCGCCGCACCAACGGCCGTATCTGGTCTATGGAGTCTCCATCTCCTCTGCTATCCACCGCTGTTGccagaaggaagaagagagggaGACAGAAGGTGGATGCATCGTACGGTGGCGTAGTCCAGCAGCAGCAGCTGAGGCGGTGCTGCAGCCATTGTGGAGTCCAGAAGACGCCTCAATGGAGAATGGGTCCATTAGGTGCGAAGACACTGTGTAATGCTTGTGGGGTCCGGTTTAAGTCGGGTCGACTTTTACCCGAATATAGACCCGCTTGTAGCCCAACATTCACCAACGAGATTCACTCTAACTCTCACCGGAAAGTGTTGGAGCTACGGCTCATGAAAGTGGCGGATCCGGCTCGGGTTTAA